One window of Ralstonia pickettii DTP0602 genomic DNA carries:
- a CDS encoding potassium transporter (K03455: TC.KEF; monovalent cation:H+ antiporter-2, CPA2 family): MHSPLELTLVLLAAAVFGVVAFRMLQLPPMLGYLAVGILIGPHALGLASDTAQTKYLAEFGVVFLMFSIGLEFSLSKLRSMKRLVFGLGGSQVVLSMLAVVAASWAFNWLFALSWQASVALGGALAMSSTAIVSKMLSERMELESEHGRNIISILLFQDLAVVPLLIVIPALSQDPGDLVKALALATVKIVVALSVIFFLGQRLMSRWFHVVAARRSQELFMLNLLLVTLGMAALTERLGLSMALGAFMAGMLISETPYRHQVEEDIKPFRDVLLGLFFVTIGMLLNIRVVLDHLWLVLALLVVPVVFKLVLITVLARLFGSRQGVAIRTGLGLAQAGEFGFVLLNQIDGLNLVDPVLIQVILASMLLSMLAAPFLIQYSDAVVLRFAANEWLMQSLNMTRIAAQSLQTEKHAIICGFGRSGQNLAHMLEREGITYVALDLDPDRVREAAAAGDTVVYGDAGRREALIAAGIHRAAALIVTYANTPSALKVLHHVQELAPALPVIVRTVDDSELDTLQKAGATEVVPEIIEGSLMLASHALVLLGVPMRRVVRGVQEARDARYSLLRGYFHGRDDDDDMVERDSVRLHSVSLGPQSTAVGRRLGVLGLDRIGVEVTAVRRRGIRAFDPEPETVLEPGDIVVLRGPPEALEAAETRILNG, translated from the coding sequence ATGCATTCTCCGCTGGAACTGACCCTGGTGCTGCTGGCCGCTGCCGTATTCGGCGTGGTCGCTTTCCGCATGCTGCAGTTGCCGCCAATGCTCGGCTACCTCGCCGTGGGCATCCTGATTGGCCCGCATGCGCTCGGACTGGCCAGCGACACCGCGCAGACCAAGTACCTGGCCGAATTCGGCGTGGTCTTCCTGATGTTCTCGATCGGCCTGGAGTTCAGCCTGAGCAAGCTGCGCTCGATGAAGCGCCTGGTGTTCGGGCTGGGCGGCTCGCAGGTGGTGCTGTCGATGCTGGCGGTGGTGGCGGCGAGCTGGGCCTTCAACTGGCTGTTTGCGCTGTCGTGGCAGGCCTCGGTGGCGCTGGGCGGGGCGCTGGCGATGTCCTCCACGGCGATCGTGTCCAAGATGCTGTCCGAGCGCATGGAGCTGGAAAGCGAGCACGGCCGCAACATCATCAGCATCCTGCTGTTCCAGGACCTGGCCGTGGTGCCGCTGCTGATCGTGATCCCGGCGCTGTCGCAGGACCCGGGCGACCTGGTGAAGGCCCTGGCCCTGGCCACGGTCAAGATCGTGGTCGCACTGAGCGTGATCTTCTTCCTCGGCCAGCGCCTGATGAGCCGGTGGTTCCATGTGGTGGCAGCGCGCCGCTCGCAGGAACTGTTCATGCTGAACCTGCTGCTGGTCACGCTGGGCATGGCGGCGCTGACCGAGCGGCTCGGGCTGTCGATGGCGCTGGGCGCGTTCATGGCCGGCATGCTGATCTCCGAGACGCCGTACCGCCACCAGGTGGAAGAAGACATCAAGCCGTTCCGCGACGTGCTGCTGGGCCTGTTCTTCGTCACCATCGGCATGCTGCTCAATATCCGCGTGGTGCTCGACCACCTGTGGCTGGTGCTGGCGCTGCTGGTGGTGCCGGTGGTGTTCAAGCTGGTGCTGATCACGGTGCTGGCGCGGCTCTTTGGCTCGCGCCAGGGCGTGGCCATCCGCACCGGGCTCGGGCTGGCGCAGGCGGGCGAGTTTGGCTTCGTGCTGCTGAACCAGATCGACGGGCTCAACCTGGTCGACCCGGTGCTGATCCAGGTGATCCTGGCGTCGATGCTGCTGTCGATGCTGGCGGCGCCCTTCCTGATCCAGTACAGCGACGCCGTGGTGCTGCGCTTTGCCGCCAACGAATGGCTGATGCAGTCGCTGAACATGACGCGCATCGCCGCGCAGAGCCTGCAGACCGAGAAGCACGCGATCATCTGCGGCTTCGGCCGCAGCGGGCAGAACCTGGCGCATATGCTCGAGCGGGAGGGCATCACCTACGTCGCGCTCGACCTCGACCCCGACCGCGTGCGCGAGGCCGCCGCCGCCGGCGATACCGTGGTCTACGGCGATGCCGGCAGGCGTGAGGCGCTGATCGCCGCCGGCATCCACCGCGCCGCCGCGCTGATCGTCACCTACGCCAACACGCCGTCGGCGCTCAAGGTGCTGCACCACGTGCAGGAACTGGCGCCGGCGCTGCCGGTGATCGTGCGCACCGTCGACGATTCCGAACTGGACACGCTGCAGAAGGCCGGCGCCACCGAGGTGGTGCCCGAAATCATCGAAGGCAGCCTGATGCTGGCCTCGCACGCGCTGGTGCTGCTGGGTGTGCCGATGCGCCGCGTGGTGCGCGGCGTGCAGGAGGCGCGCGACGCGCGCTACAGCCTGCTGCGCGGCTACTTCCATGGCCGCGACGATGACGACGACATGGTCGAGCGCGATTCGGTGCGGCTGCATTCGGTATCGCTCGGGCCGCAGTCCACCGCGGTCGGGCGGCGCCTGGGCGTGCTGGGCCTGGACCGCATCGGCGTAGAGGTGACCGCGGTGCGCCGGCGCGGCATCCGCGCCTTCGACCCCGAGCCCGAGACCGTGCTGGAGCCGGGCGATATCGTCGTGCTGCGCGGCCCGCCTGAAGCGCTGGAAGCGGCCGAAACGCGCATCCTGAACGGTTGA
- a CDS encoding arylsulfate sulfotransferase gives MCEIFIRANPASYQSQARSLRLRGVATSIRLESLFWEVLEELARRDGMTVNQLITRLHDELSAHRGAEAVAGNFSSFLRVCCLRYLMLQGEGRIPADPAVPIRSLDARAVLDNLPESWAETRPH, from the coding sequence ATGTGTGAAATATTTATCCGCGCCAACCCGGCCTCTTACCAGAGCCAGGCGCGCTCGCTGCGCCTGCGCGGCGTGGCTACCAGCATCCGGCTGGAAAGCCTCTTCTGGGAAGTGCTGGAAGAACTGGCGCGGCGCGACGGCATGACCGTCAACCAGCTGATCACCCGCCTGCATGACGAGCTGAGCGCCCATCGCGGCGCCGAGGCCGTCGCCGGCAATTTCTCGTCCTTTCTGCGAGTGTGCTGCCTGCGCTACCTGATGTTGCAAGGCGAAGGCCGCATCCCCGCCGACCCCGCCGTGCCGATCCGCTCGCTGGACGCGCGCGCGGTGCTCGACAATCTGCCTGAGTCCTGGGCGGAAACGCGTCCGCATTGA